The Lacticaseibacillus rhamnosus DNA window ATTTTGCCAGACAAAATCGCTTTAATATTCATACTGTACCATGCTCCGCTTATAAAGGAAGGCAAAACTTTAAGTACGCAAATCAAAAAAATCTTGACGAAGCTTGACAGCCTGTTTAAAGTTTGTTCTATACAAGATACATAATATTAATAATACGAACAAATTTCTCTCGCTAACAAGACTTTATCTCAGTTTTTGAGCGGACTAAAATAACCCCAACAGCAATTGTTGAGGTTATTTTTTGTTTTTGGAGGAATCGCTATGAATCTAGAACAAACCCTGCTCGATTTACAGAATTTGAAATTTGAAATATTTGTCAGCGCAAAGTATGGTCTTGACTACCACTGCTTTAAACTGTTGACACTTGAGTTACCGGACAAGACTATCAATCTCGCTGACTTGTATCACGCTCACAAATCTAGTGGTGTTGAAGCACTTGCCCATCAAATTGTCGCTACCTACGATTTATAGCTTCATCAGCCGTAACATGAGCGCGGCGGCATCTTCACGTTTCTCTTCAGGCTGCTCGGCCAAGTAGTCCAAAAGCTCAACAACTTTAGGGGTTTGCAAACGCGAGTCTCTGAAAAAATCTGCCATCTGCAGTTGCAGTGCATTTGCGATCGCTGCTAAATTGGCCAATTTAATGTTATCAACACGCTCACGTTCTAGACGGGAAATTAGCGATACAGAAACATCCGCTTTTTCCGCCAACTGCTCGATAGTCATACCCTTCGCTTGACGTCTTTCCCTCACAATTCTCCCAATATTCATCAACACTGAATGATTCCTCCCGTAGAAGCAGCTTTAATGCCACGTTACGAGAATTAATAAACTATTCAAAGGGATTTAGATATATCTTACAATACTGGAATATGTCAGTAATGACGCACTTATGAAGATACAAATTTTGCAACATGCTTTTAAAAATATTTATGAGTCCATAAAAATAGCCCTATATCTCACAACTAGTTGAGTTTTAGGGCCTTTTTGGACATGTACACAATGATCTCCACTTAAATTATTTATGTAAGTACAATTTTCAATTTTCGTGCGGCTACTTACAACAATATATACTTCGCTTCATCATTATAATCATCACAATGATACGCGATGATTTATTTTTTCCTAGAGTCAGGATTGTTCTTATCTGGATCTTGTGAAAGTTTCATCATCCCAAGAATTGTTTTCCCCTGTACCTCTTTGATCAGGTAATTCAAACGTGTCTTTATCATGAATCGTACCTTTTAAGTTAAATCCATAGTCAGAACTGCTTTTTAAGACGATGTGGATTGAATTACCGCTGACTTTCCATTTTCCATGCCACGTTTTTGAGTCTCCATTAGCAGTAATTTCTCCATACCCAGCACTACCGTCTTTTGATAAGGTCATGGTAGTTCTCCCACTTGTTCCATGGTAAGTACCAGCCATGGATGAACCACAACCAGATAACGTAACAAGCATAATGACTAACAAAGGGACGAAAATAAATACTAGCTTCTTCTTAAACATATGAACTCCTCCCAAAGTGTGTTGCTAAGCTTTGCACCGATTCTAAAATAACCTACCTCAAAACCCTTAACTTTCCCCCACCATCTTTATCTTCGCTATTTTTGCAGTTAAGCTCGAGCGTTGGATTCGAACCAACGAAGCTTGCGTAGTTGTTAATGCGGCTGCATTCCTCCGTACGTGCAAGCCGGGGCAGGTGCCGGGTCTTTGACCACTTGACAAGCTCGTGCATATAAAACAACTCAGGGCGGCGTACAGCGGCACGCTGACAATGGGGACTTCCATAGCACCCTGAGGTCATACTCACGCCAACATTTTGCGGTGGTGGCGCACCATCATAGCCCTTTATTCGGCCAAGTGATTAAACTTGGTCAAGGCAACCGGCCGGATTTGAACCGGCGACGTCCGTCGTTTAGGCGGGAGCTCTACCAAACTGAGCTACGGTTGCTTTGGTACGTTTAAACCCGATCGACCGTCATCACGTCCGCAACGGCTATGCGTGGTCCATTTGATTGGGACCAAATGCGTGATACAACCGGGTTTGGTATTAGCGCGGGATTTACGATTTGGGCACCCGCGCAAGTACCCGCGGCGGAATCGGACCGCCGGTTGCTAAGTCAAGTTAGCAACATCACCAGATCGGGAAAGGTGGAACTAGCGAAGCAGCTGGTGGTTTTGGGCCAACAAGTGATAGCCATATGCACCGATGGCAACCATGCACAAAAGGCCGAAAATCAACACGGAAATGGGGTCAGCCGTGATGATCAGATGAACGATCAGTATCATCATGTAAACGAGCTGCATGATGAAATTGCCCAAGACGGCGAAGATATCGTGGATAAAATCAAATATGGTCACGATTGTAGCCTTCTTTCAAGACGTTAGACTTTCGGGGTTATAGATGCATTTGGACTGGAGTTATCGTCTAGTCATCTGGTTGCGTTCATAATTGTACCAGCCAACCACTACCATACTCAGGATGACATAAATGATGGTGACGATCGAATAATGGGTGACTTCTAGGCTGAAGATGATCATGGCCGCATAAGCGACTTCCAGAATGAAAGTTAGCATGGTAGTGACCTTCTTTTGAGGTGTGAGATTTTAGAACTTTTGGTACCAAGTTAAGTGCATGTAGGTCTGAATCTTACCAGAGACAGTGCCATTAGGATTGATGGTAGTTGATCCGGTAGCAGTTAAGGTATCAATAACTGCAGAGACATTGTTAGGGTCATCTAGTGCCTGAGTAACACGGGTTTCCCAAATAGCTTCGGCAATTTGCTCGTCAGAAGTATAAGGGTTGCTGTCTGTCGGCCATGTTTCTGGGGTGGCTAGATAGAGATGGCCATCAGCACCAACGATTGAGCCGTTGTCGCCTGGTGTGCCGACCGGTTTGCCCCAATATTTGCCGTGTGACGCAAGATTGTACTTGGCCATCACGAGCTGCTTAATGTGATCGACATTCGGCGTATAGGTCTTGCCAGCGGGTGCCGGAGTTTCGTGCTTCTTGAATGTGAACGTGATGACCGCGCCACTCTTGGTCACGGTGGCGGACTTGCTGGAATTGTCGTTCAAGTCATAACCACTAACAGCGACGGAACTGGCTTGCGCAGTGACGCTGGTGCCGACTGCCTGATGCGAAATCGTAGCGGTCTTTAGAACCGTGCCGTCGCTGGTGACGGCTTTAACGGTGACGTCCGCATAAGTGGCGGTTGGGGTACTTGGTTGTGACGGAGTGCTGCTGCCAGAACCTTCCGAACCGGAACCGGTGCTTGGCTGACTTGGCGTTGAGGCACTGGAGCTGCCCTCACTGGCACTGGAACTGCTACCAGATGCAGCACTAGAACCGGCACTTGATCCGGTACTTGGGGTGCTTGGGGTTACGGCACTGGAGCCTTCGCCACTTGGGGTGGTCGCACCAGTCTTGCCGCCGGTGACACCCGAGCCGGTGCTTTCAGTACCGCTTGGCGTGGTGCTTGGGGTGCTGGTGTCAGCTTTAGAACTGGTACCAGCGGCAGAACCCGTAGCACCAGTCGTTGCGCCAGTAGCAGTCGTAGTGGTCCCGGTTGCGGCACCGGTGGTATTCGCTGCGATGTTACCTGCGCCACTGACAGATGCTTTGGATTCAGCGGACTGGCCCGGAGCATTTTGCACAAAGGCCTGAGCCTTAGCGGAACCGTTCAGTGTCAATTTGGCACCCGCGATAATCAAGTCGCGGTTAGCAATGTGGTTGTTAGTTGCCAATTGATCAATCGTGATGCCGGTGGCTTGACTGATGCCCCAAAGGGTGTCGCCCCATTGAATCGTATAGATTGCGGCTTTGGCGTTGCTTGGGTCAATGCCTTGGGATTGGATTTGCTGCTTAATGTGGCTTGGGGTGTTGGCCGTCCAGTTGGCTAAAGCGTTATTGCTTGGCGTCTTAGCAATGGTACTGGTAGCGGCGTGAACAGTTGCGGCTGGTGCTTGGTTAGCAACCAAGCCTAATGCCATCGGGGCCAGTAACAAGCCGGTAGCAATGGTTGTGGAAATGGTTTTCTTTTTCATAATTGGAAGCCTCCAAAGTTTTTAGTGTAAATAAGTATCTGGTGACATTATACAGCATATAAATACGTCATTAAAGATTTAATTGCGACTTTT harbors:
- a CDS encoding helix-turn-helix domain-containing protein gives rise to the protein MLMNIGRIVRERRQAKGMTIEQLAEKADVSVSLISRLERERVDNIKLANLAAIANALQLQMADFFRDSRLQTPKVVELLDYLAEQPEEKREDAAALMLRLMKL
- a CDS encoding LysM peptidoglycan-binding domain-containing protein; translation: MKKKTISTTIATGLLLAPMALGLVANQAPAATVHAATSTIAKTPSNNALANWTANTPSHIKQQIQSQGIDPSNAKAAIYTIQWGDTLWGISQATGITIDQLATNNHIANRDLIIAGAKLTLNGSAKAQAFVQNAPGQSAESKASVSGAGNIAANTTGAATGTTTTATGATTGATGSAAGTSSKADTSTPSTTPSGTESTGSGVTGGKTGATTPSGEGSSAVTPSTPSTGSSAGSSAASGSSSSASEGSSSASTPSQPSTGSGSEGSGSSTPSQPSTPTATYADVTVKAVTSDGTVLKTATISHQAVGTSVTAQASSVAVSGYDLNDNSSKSATVTKSGAVITFTFKKHETPAPAGKTYTPNVDHIKQLVMAKYNLASHGKYWGKPVGTPGDNGSIVGADGHLYLATPETWPTDSNPYTSDEQIAEAIWETRVTQALDDPNNVSAVIDTLTATGSTTINPNGTVSGKIQTYMHLTWYQKF